From the Streptosporangiales bacterium genome, one window contains:
- a CDS encoding proline dehydrogenase — protein MLGKVLGRAADSDRLKRAIETAPVSRTVVRRFVAGEHEDDAIAASHELAGAGLSITLDHLGEDTTDLEQAAQTADTYVALLHRLAAEGLSEVGEVAVKLSAVGQSLSIVGDGHKIALEHAHRICAAAKAAGTTVTFDMEDHTTTDSTLEIISEVRREFPWAGVAVQSYLRRTEGDCRELAGAGSRVRLVKGAYNEPESVAYQTKRDIDRAYVRCLKLLMHGDGYPMVATHDPRLVEISTSLAVQFHRDPGTYEFQMLYGVRPEEHRRLAQRGERMRIYVPYGVQWYGYLMRRMAERPSNTAVFLRALTTKR, from the coding sequence GTGCTGGGCAAGGTGCTAGGGAGAGCTGCCGACTCCGACCGGCTCAAGCGGGCCATCGAGACGGCGCCGGTGTCGCGAACCGTGGTGCGGAGGTTCGTCGCGGGGGAGCACGAGGACGACGCGATCGCCGCGTCGCACGAGCTGGCCGGGGCGGGCCTGTCGATCACGCTGGACCACCTCGGCGAGGACACGACCGACCTCGAGCAGGCGGCGCAGACGGCGGACACGTACGTGGCGCTGCTGCACCGGCTCGCCGCGGAGGGGCTCAGCGAGGTGGGCGAGGTGGCGGTGAAGCTCTCCGCCGTCGGCCAGTCGCTGTCGATCGTGGGCGACGGGCACAAGATCGCGCTCGAGCACGCGCACCGGATCTGCGCGGCGGCCAAGGCCGCAGGCACCACGGTGACCTTCGACATGGAGGACCACACCACGACCGACTCGACGCTGGAGATCATCAGCGAGGTCAGGCGCGAGTTCCCCTGGGCCGGGGTGGCGGTGCAGAGCTACCTGAGGCGTACCGAGGGCGACTGCAGGGAGCTGGCCGGCGCCGGGTCGCGGGTGCGGCTGGTGAAGGGCGCGTACAACGAGCCGGAGTCCGTCGCGTACCAGACCAAGCGCGACATCGACCGGGCGTACGTGCGCTGCCTGAAGCTGCTGATGCACGGCGACGGGTACCCGATGGTCGCCACCCACGACCCGCGGCTGGTGGAGATCAGCACGTCGCTCGCGGTGCAGTTCCACCGCGACCCCGGGACTTACGAGTTCCAGATGCTGTACGGGGTGCGGCCGGAGGAGCACCGACGGCTCGCGCAGCGCGGTGAGCGGATGCGCATCTACGTGCCGTACGGCGTGCAGTGGTACGGATACCTGATGCGGCGGATGGCGGAGCGACCGTCGAACACCGCGGTCTTCCTGCGGGCGCTGACGACCAAGCGCTGA
- a CDS encoding SDR family NAD(P)-dependent oxidoreductase, whose amino-acid sequence MLVTGASKGIGRATVRRFFAAPDGATEFILLARKSDDFDELVQELESDNPHEKRVYRYDIDLADREALIELAAEIMRKHQRVDLVVNNAGYTDPKAIQQIDFTSFERTMAVNLYAPFTIVQELLRHGNTFELIVNIASTAGLGGRPGWLTYSASKSALITMSEVMKEELKIFGTRVCCISPGRCATDLRRTLAPDEDPTTIMQPEHVAGVIEMLASEAGPYVDSQNLVVRM is encoded by the coding sequence ATGCTGGTGACGGGAGCTTCGAAGGGGATCGGCAGGGCGACCGTCCGCCGCTTCTTCGCTGCCCCCGACGGGGCCACCGAGTTCATCCTGCTCGCGCGGAAGTCCGACGACTTCGACGAGCTGGTCCAGGAGCTGGAGTCGGATAATCCGCACGAAAAGCGCGTATACCGGTACGACATCGATCTGGCCGACCGCGAGGCGCTGATCGAGCTCGCCGCCGAGATCATGCGCAAGCACCAGCGCGTCGACCTGGTGGTCAACAACGCCGGGTACACGGACCCGAAGGCCATCCAGCAGATCGACTTCACGTCGTTCGAGCGCACCATGGCGGTCAACCTGTACGCACCGTTCACGATCGTCCAGGAACTCCTGCGGCACGGGAACACGTTCGAGCTGATCGTGAACATCGCGTCGACAGCGGGCCTGGGCGGCCGGCCCGGCTGGCTCACCTACTCCGCCTCCAAGTCGGCGCTGATCACCATGTCCGAGGTGATGAAGGAGGAGCTGAAGATCTTCGGCACCCGGGTCTGCTGCATCTCGCCGGGACGCTGCGCCACCGACCTGCGCCGCACCCTGGCACCGGACGAGGATCCGACGACCATCATGCAACCTGAGCACGTCGCCGGTGTCATCGAGATGCTCGCCTCCGAGGCCGGGCCCTACGTGGACAGCCAGAACCTCGTCGTCCGGATGTGA
- the trpS gene encoding tryptophan--tRNA ligase — MARHRRIFSGTAPSGRLSLGNLLGAVGRWTVQQYEADCLFAVVDLHAVTVEHDPRDLRARTREFATTLFAAGLDPNVCTVFAQSHVPAHRGLTWLLESTATDGELRRMIQYKEKAAAQQTVRASLLTYPALMAADILLCDTTEVPVGEDQRQHVELARNLALRFNAKYGETFVLPEVRLPRVAARLYDLQDPTRKMSKSEPDDALGVIRLLDPPDVVRKKVARAVTDSEREVRYDPAAKPGVANLLTLLAAFGEDPPEQLAERYPDYGTLKADVTHAVVDALRPIQHRYAELQADRSYVDTALALGAEHASDLARPVLTRAERAFGLLPLPAPAPVPT, encoded by the coding sequence CGGCGGATCTTCAGCGGCACCGCGCCGAGCGGGCGGCTCAGCCTGGGCAACCTGCTGGGGGCGGTCGGCCGCTGGACAGTGCAGCAGTACGAGGCCGACTGCCTGTTCGCCGTGGTCGACCTGCACGCGGTCACCGTCGAGCACGACCCGCGGGACCTGCGCGCCAGGACCCGCGAGTTCGCCACCACGTTGTTCGCCGCCGGCCTGGACCCGAACGTGTGCACGGTGTTCGCGCAGAGCCACGTGCCCGCGCACCGCGGGCTGACCTGGCTGCTGGAGAGCACGGCGACGGACGGCGAGCTGCGCCGGATGATCCAGTACAAGGAGAAGGCCGCCGCCCAGCAGACGGTGCGGGCGAGCCTGCTCACGTACCCGGCGCTGATGGCCGCCGACATCCTGCTCTGCGACACCACCGAGGTGCCCGTCGGCGAGGACCAGCGGCAGCACGTCGAGCTGGCCAGGAACCTGGCGCTGCGGTTCAACGCGAAGTACGGCGAGACGTTCGTGCTGCCCGAGGTCCGGCTGCCCAGGGTCGCCGCGCGGCTGTACGACCTGCAGGACCCGACGCGGAAGATGAGCAAGTCGGAGCCGGACGACGCGCTGGGCGTGATCCGGCTGCTCGACCCGCCTGACGTGGTGCGGAAGAAGGTCGCCCGTGCCGTCACGGACAGCGAACGCGAGGTGCGCTACGACCCGGCCGCCAAGCCGGGAGTAGCCAACCTGCTGACCCTGCTTGCGGCGTTCGGCGAGGACCCGCCTGAACAGCTCGCCGAGCGGTACCCGGACTACGGCACCCTGAAGGCCGACGTCACCCACGCCGTGGTCGACGCCCTCCGCCCGATCCAGCACCGGTACGCAGAGCTGCAAGCCGACCGCAGCTACGTGGACACCGCCCTGGCCCTGGGCGCCGAACACGCGAGCGACCTGGCCCGCCCCGTCCTCACCCGCGCCGAACGCGCCTTCGGCCTGCTACCGCTGCCCGCACCGGCCCCGGTGCCCACCTGA
- a CDS encoding CDP-glycerol glycerophosphotransferase, translated as MRRVRMLSRLFGLNAMAIVSFLLLTLSPIPWLGFVTSALTLGAAWWRNRKSGMGKAVSVRILLVGGLIAQYLPNLQDTNDYSLLATTAMLVMLMMHEGLVQRVVSKARLQFGQLPNFATRTDVHVAPQYVFHANTLMIVLLGVFAVPEFPSWPLVVAAGLLSAGVAALLFDARALLRGNGRAWARFSEALQEYEPTFAVYFSGPPGMVYQVSMWLPYLDRLGKPYVVVLREGAVFNHMLQLTDQPVVVCNTIGNLDQVAVDGLHACFYVNNGMKNSHFVKFRDITHIQLLHGDSDKPPSYNAVTGMYDRVFVAGQAGIDRYHKHGVNIPESKFEIVGRPQVEDIDVTRTHIGDRSNKAVLYAPTWVGFSDTVNYCSLPVAHIFVQKLIERDVTVILRSHPYTGRDSQSLQTLHELEHLLAQDRQRSGRKHVFGSAATEELTIVECFNAADAMISDVSSVVSDFLFSEKPFAITDMVDEQDEFVESFPLARAAYVLRKDMSNADDVLDQLLKTDPLEQTRKEARAYYLGDYPAETYVDAFVAGANKYI; from the coding sequence ATGCGCCGGGTTCGCATGCTGAGCAGGCTGTTCGGCCTGAACGCGATGGCCATCGTGTCGTTCCTGCTGCTCACCTTGAGCCCGATCCCCTGGCTCGGCTTCGTCACCAGCGCCCTCACCCTCGGTGCCGCCTGGTGGCGCAACCGCAAGTCCGGCATGGGCAAGGCGGTCAGCGTCCGGATCCTGCTGGTCGGTGGCCTGATCGCGCAGTACCTGCCGAACCTGCAGGACACCAACGACTACAGCCTGCTGGCCACCACGGCGATGCTCGTGATGTTGATGATGCACGAGGGACTCGTCCAGCGGGTGGTGAGCAAGGCGCGGCTGCAGTTCGGCCAGCTGCCGAACTTCGCCACGCGCACGGACGTACACGTCGCACCGCAGTACGTCTTCCACGCGAACACCCTGATGATCGTGTTGCTCGGCGTCTTCGCGGTGCCCGAGTTCCCGTCCTGGCCGCTGGTCGTCGCCGCCGGCCTGCTTTCTGCGGGCGTCGCCGCGCTGCTGTTCGACGCCCGCGCGCTGCTGCGCGGCAACGGCCGCGCCTGGGCACGGTTCAGCGAGGCGCTGCAGGAGTACGAACCGACGTTCGCCGTGTACTTCAGCGGCCCGCCAGGGATGGTGTACCAGGTGTCCATGTGGCTGCCGTACCTGGACCGGCTCGGCAAGCCGTACGTGGTGGTGCTCCGCGAGGGCGCTGTGTTCAACCACATGCTGCAGCTCACCGACCAGCCGGTGGTCGTCTGCAACACCATCGGCAACCTCGACCAGGTGGCGGTCGACGGTCTGCATGCCTGCTTCTACGTGAACAACGGCATGAAGAACAGCCACTTCGTGAAGTTCAGGGACATCACGCACATCCAGCTGCTGCACGGCGACAGCGACAAGCCGCCGAGCTACAACGCCGTCACCGGGATGTACGACCGGGTGTTCGTCGCCGGCCAGGCCGGGATCGACAGGTACCACAAGCACGGCGTGAACATCCCCGAGTCGAAGTTCGAGATCGTCGGGCGCCCCCAGGTGGAGGACATCGACGTCACGAGGACCCACATCGGGGACCGCAGCAACAAGGCGGTGCTCTACGCCCCGACGTGGGTGGGCTTCTCCGACACCGTCAACTACTGCTCGCTGCCGGTCGCGCACATCTTCGTGCAGAAGCTCATCGAGCGCGACGTCACGGTCATCCTGCGCTCGCACCCGTACACCGGCAGGGACAGCCAGTCGCTGCAAACCCTGCACGAGCTCGAGCACCTGCTCGCGCAGGACAGGCAGCGCAGCGGCCGCAAGCACGTCTTCGGCAGCGCCGCGACCGAGGAGCTGACCATCGTCGAGTGCTTCAACGCCGCGGATGCGATGATCTCCGACGTGTCAAGCGTGGTCTCCGACTTCCTGTTCTCCGAGAAGCCGTTCGCGATCACCGACATGGTCGACGAGCAGGACGAGTTCGTGGAGTCGTTCCCGCTGGCGCGGGCCGCGTACGTGCTCCGCAAGG
- the proC gene encoding pyrroline-5-carboxylate reductase, whose translation MTDTVAVLGVGKMGEALLSGMLRAGKPVGQLYGTTRSADKAKMLEERYGVSMVSNADAVAASDTLLLAVKPQDMGVLLDEIGPHVLPHQLVVSVAAGITTATVEAKLPANTPCVRVMSNTPVHVDEAMSSISGGSHAEAEHLQRAEEILRPVGKVIRVPESQQDAVTALAGSGPAYFYFLVEAMTDAGLFLGLPRNVAHDVVVQVIKGAAAMLVESGEHPVTLRENVTSPAGTTSSAIRELESHRVRAAVLDAIVAARDRSRELATGK comes from the coding sequence ATGACTGACACGGTGGCCGTACTCGGCGTCGGCAAGATGGGTGAGGCGCTGCTGTCCGGCATGCTGCGCGCCGGCAAGCCGGTGGGGCAGCTCTACGGCACCACCCGCAGCGCGGACAAGGCGAAGATGCTCGAGGAGCGCTACGGCGTCTCCATGGTGAGCAACGCCGACGCGGTGGCCGCGTCGGACACCCTGCTGCTCGCGGTGAAACCGCAGGACATGGGCGTGCTGCTGGACGAGATCGGGCCGCACGTGCTGCCGCACCAGCTGGTGGTTTCGGTGGCCGCGGGCATCACCACGGCCACGGTGGAGGCGAAGCTGCCCGCCAACACCCCGTGCGTACGGGTGATGTCGAACACGCCGGTGCACGTCGACGAGGCGATGAGCTCGATCTCCGGCGGCTCGCACGCGGAGGCGGAGCACCTGCAGCGTGCGGAGGAGATCCTGCGCCCGGTCGGCAAGGTGATCCGGGTGCCCGAGTCGCAGCAGGACGCCGTGACGGCGCTGGCCGGCAGCGGTCCCGCGTACTTCTACTTCCTGGTCGAGGCGATGACCGACGCCGGGCTGTTCCTCGGCCTCCCCCGCAACGTCGCGCACGACGTCGTGGTGCAGGTGATCAAGGGCGCCGCGGCGATGCTGGTGGAGAGCGGCGAGCACCCGGTGACCCTGCGGGAGAACGTCACCTCCCCGGCCGGCACGACGAGCAGCGCCATCCGCGAGCTGGAGAGCCACCGAGTCCGCGCCGCCGTCCTCGACGCGATAGTCGCCGCCCGCGACCGCTCCCGCGAACTGGCGACGGGCAAGTAG